Proteins encoded in a region of the Nocardia asteroides genome:
- a CDS encoding nucleoside hydrolase: MRQKIILDVDTGIDDSLALLYLLGSPEAEIAGIAATAGNVGAAQVAANNLAWLDLCDAPEIEVALGAADPLAIPLRTTEDTHGPQGIGYAELPVSARRLSPRSAASMWAELARAHPGEIVGLCTGPLTNLALALRIEPDLPLLLNRLVIMAGAFNHPGNTTPTNEWNVHVDPEAAKEVFDAFAAAPAERRPIVCALDITETIEMRPEHLVRLAERAKSFPVEIVSPADPPWNRSATSNPIVRHVTDAVRFYFDFHHGYDLGYLAHMHDPFAAAVALDPALARTRPATVDVELAGAITRATTVADWTGMWGREPNAEIVIGTDPELFFDRLIARVGDFARMVHPPAAQEVR, translated from the coding sequence GTGCGGCAGAAGATCATCCTGGACGTCGATACCGGCATCGACGACTCCCTCGCGCTGCTGTACCTGCTCGGTTCCCCCGAGGCCGAGATCGCCGGGATCGCCGCCACGGCGGGCAACGTCGGGGCGGCGCAGGTGGCGGCGAACAATCTGGCTTGGCTCGACCTCTGCGACGCGCCCGAGATCGAAGTGGCGCTGGGCGCCGCCGATCCCTTGGCGATCCCGCTGCGCACCACCGAGGACACGCACGGACCGCAGGGCATCGGCTACGCCGAGCTACCCGTGTCGGCTCGCCGCCTGTCTCCGCGATCGGCCGCGTCGATGTGGGCGGAACTGGCGCGCGCGCATCCCGGCGAGATCGTCGGCCTGTGCACCGGACCGTTGACCAACCTCGCCCTCGCCCTCCGGATCGAACCGGACCTGCCGCTGCTGCTGAACCGTCTGGTGATCATGGCCGGCGCGTTCAACCATCCGGGAAACACGACCCCGACCAACGAGTGGAACGTGCACGTCGACCCGGAGGCCGCCAAAGAGGTCTTCGACGCGTTCGCCGCCGCGCCCGCCGAGCGCAGGCCGATCGTCTGCGCGCTCGACATCACCGAGACCATCGAGATGCGTCCCGAGCACCTGGTCCGCCTCGCCGAACGCGCGAAGAGCTTCCCGGTGGAGATCGTCTCACCGGCCGATCCGCCCTGGAACCGCTCGGCCACGAGCAACCCGATCGTCCGGCACGTCACCGATGCCGTGCGGTTCTACTTCGATTTCCATCACGGCTACGACCTCGGATATCTGGCTCATATGCACGATCCGTTCGCGGCCGCGGTGGCACTGGACCCGGCGCTGGCCCGCACCCGCCCCGCGACAGTGGACGTGGAGTTGGCGGGCGCGATCACCCGCGCCACCACGGTCGCCGACTGGACGGGCATGTGGGGCCGGGAACCCAACGCCGAGATCGTGATCGGCACCGACCCGGAGCTGTTCTTCGACCGCCTGATCGCCCGCGTGGGCGACTTCGCGCGAATGGTGCACCCGCCCGCCGCTCAGGAAGTCCGATGA
- a CDS encoding TetR/AcrR family transcriptional regulator, whose amino-acid sequence MGNREDLLAGARKVIVERGVAKATARDIASAAGVSLAAIGYHFGSKEQLITEALTDTLGTAIGDSMEAKIRQGSGTAPLAAFAALWNEMPAVFTENRDSMLASMENLVRVARSPESQKYFAQSLPGAYRDIAEALRHAHPQLSQDQAGALAQLYFVLVQGLGVLQTLVPESNLPDGDRLAQAVAVLAGIEG is encoded by the coding sequence ATGGGAAATCGCGAGGATCTGCTGGCGGGAGCACGGAAAGTCATCGTCGAGCGAGGCGTCGCCAAGGCGACGGCCCGCGACATCGCCTCGGCGGCCGGTGTGAGCCTGGCCGCGATCGGATACCACTTCGGCTCGAAGGAGCAATTGATCACCGAGGCGCTGACCGACACGCTGGGCACCGCGATCGGCGACAGCATGGAGGCGAAGATTCGCCAGGGCAGCGGTACGGCGCCGCTGGCGGCGTTCGCCGCGTTGTGGAACGAGATGCCCGCGGTGTTCACCGAGAATCGTGACAGCATGCTGGCGAGCATGGAGAACCTGGTGCGCGTCGCCCGGTCGCCGGAGTCGCAGAAGTACTTCGCCCAGAGCCTGCCCGGAGCCTATCGGGACATCGCGGAAGCGCTGCGGCATGCGCATCCCCAGCTGAGCCAAGACCAGGCCGGAGCGCTCGCGCAGCTGTACTTCGTGCTCGTTCAGGGGCTCGGGGTGCTGCAGACCCTCGTTCCGGAATCGAACCTGCCGGACGGCGACCGCCTGGCACAGGCGGTCGCCGTGCTCGCCGGAATCGAGGGTTAG
- a CDS encoding MFS transporter: MTLIDTVSEGTRAVDTTLDRVAEPLAGKREWIGLGVLALACLVYAMDMTVLHLAVPMISAELRPTSSQLLWIIDVYGFMVAGLLVTMGTLGDRVGRRKLLMVGAAAFAVVSVVAAFAPSAELLITCRALQGVAGATLAPSTLSLLFSMFRDTRQRSVAVGVWVGAFSAGGAVGPLFGGVLLERFWWGSVFLLAVPVMALLLVLGPKVLPEYRDPDAARLDPLSAALCVAAMIALVFGMKKIAQDGLGGGAALAIAGGLAVGVVFVRRQLGSRDPMLDLRLFRLRTFRIALLINVVGVFVAFGYFLFVAQYFQLVLGLSPLAAGLAMAPSGLGFIVGSQLAPRIVRVVRPAYLIGSGLAASAVGLLLMTRIAVTGGVLLALIASVIIALGLAPVFGITTELIVGSAPQEQAGAAAGVSETGAELGGALGISILGSISVALYRGDLADSLPAGLPGEAGRSVRDTLGGAVHTVAGLPAELGEAVLRAAREAFLHGVHVTAYIAAVAALALSVVAVLRLRHIPAGELSSEH; this comes from the coding sequence ATGACGCTCATCGACACCGTTTCGGAAGGAACCCGCGCCGTGGACACCACGCTCGACCGCGTCGCCGAACCGCTGGCAGGCAAGCGCGAGTGGATCGGCCTCGGTGTGCTGGCGCTGGCCTGCCTGGTCTACGCGATGGACATGACGGTGCTGCACCTGGCCGTGCCGATGATCAGCGCCGAACTGCGTCCGACCAGCTCGCAACTGCTGTGGATCATCGACGTCTACGGGTTCATGGTGGCCGGGTTGCTGGTCACCATGGGCACCCTCGGTGACCGCGTCGGCCGCCGCAAACTGCTCATGGTCGGCGCGGCGGCGTTCGCGGTGGTCTCGGTGGTCGCGGCGTTCGCGCCCAGCGCGGAACTGCTCATCACCTGCCGCGCGCTGCAAGGGGTCGCGGGCGCCACGCTTGCGCCGTCCACACTGTCGCTGCTGTTCAGCATGTTCCGGGACACCAGGCAGCGCTCGGTCGCGGTCGGGGTGTGGGTCGGCGCGTTCTCCGCGGGCGGCGCGGTCGGACCGTTGTTCGGCGGCGTGCTGCTGGAGCGGTTCTGGTGGGGCTCGGTGTTCCTGCTCGCCGTGCCGGTCATGGCGTTGCTGCTGGTCCTGGGGCCGAAAGTGCTGCCGGAGTATCGCGACCCGGATGCCGCGCGACTCGACCCGCTCAGTGCCGCGCTGTGCGTCGCGGCGATGATCGCGCTGGTGTTCGGCATGAAGAAGATCGCCCAGGACGGGCTCGGCGGCGGTGCGGCGCTCGCGATCGCCGGTGGTCTCGCGGTCGGCGTCGTGTTCGTGCGCAGGCAACTCGGCAGCCGGGACCCGATGCTGGATCTGCGGCTGTTCCGGTTGCGCACGTTCCGGATCGCGCTGCTGATCAACGTGGTCGGCGTCTTCGTCGCCTTCGGCTACTTCCTGTTCGTGGCCCAGTACTTCCAGCTCGTGCTCGGCCTGTCCCCGCTGGCCGCGGGCCTGGCGATGGCGCCGTCCGGTCTCGGCTTCATCGTCGGTTCCCAACTGGCCCCCCGCATCGTCCGGGTGGTGCGCCCGGCGTACCTGATCGGCTCGGGCTTGGCGGCCTCGGCTGTCGGGCTGCTGCTGATGACGCGGATCGCCGTGACCGGCGGTGTGCTGCTCGCGCTCATCGCCTCGGTGATCATCGCGCTGGGTCTGGCCCCGGTGTTCGGCATCACCACCGAACTGATCGTCGGCTCGGCGCCACAGGAGCAGGCGGGCGCCGCCGCGGGCGTCTCCGAGACGGGTGCGGAACTCGGTGGCGCGCTCGGTATTTCGATCCTCGGCAGCATCAGCGTCGCGCTCTATCGCGGCGATCTCGCCGACTCGCTGCCCGCCGGTCTGCCCGGCGAGGCCGGGCGCTCGGTGCGCGACACCCTCGGCGGCGCCGTGCACACGGTCGCCGGCTTGCCCGCGGAGCTGGGCGAGGCGGTTCTGCGTGCCGCGCGGGAAGCGTTCTTGCACGGGGTTCATGTGACGGCCTACATCGCTGCCGTGGCGGCCCTCGCGCTTTCGGTGGTCGCCGTGCTTCGTTTGCGCCACATTCCCGCCGGGGAGCTGTCGAGCGAGCACTAA
- a CDS encoding endonuclease/exonuclease/phosphatase family protein, producing the protein MTGRSVQAAADSSATQSDRDPRTRPPGHEPPERSEPSVCSSVGVRSKAVRVGVDLLAWIAALTGAAGVALHFNGSSSRVLALAASGAPYLMSSTLVGAAAFLARRHWIGAGVAILVGAAALWTQAPLYAGSPGHEDGHPVTVMQANLLFDGADPRALVDEVRARDVAVLTVNELTPAAIEDLGRAGLDQLLPYRYVSPARTAAGTGIWSSYPLSETVEYDGYVLNQLSATARIPGLGPVTVYAFHPVPPVYGTRVWADELSRLRAILERSPADRPAIVGGDFNATYDHRQFRALLSGRFGDAAEQAGAGHLVTYPTDKRWPPLVGIDHILIAGGRAGTVDTVELPGADHRAVVARVYFNGTRQ; encoded by the coding sequence ATGACCGGCCGATCGGTTCAGGCAGCCGCCGACTCCTCGGCGACACAGTCCGATCGCGACCCGCGCACCAGGCCTCCCGGGCACGAACCGCCGGAACGCTCCGAACCATCGGTGTGTTCGAGTGTGGGTGTGAGATCGAAGGCCGTTCGAGTCGGTGTCGACCTGCTCGCGTGGATTGCCGCACTGACCGGGGCCGCGGGGGTCGCTCTGCACTTCAACGGGTCGTCATCCCGCGTTCTGGCCCTGGCGGCTTCGGGAGCGCCGTATCTGATGAGCTCCACGCTCGTGGGAGCGGCGGCGTTCCTGGCCAGGCGGCACTGGATCGGAGCGGGAGTCGCGATTCTCGTCGGCGCCGCCGCGCTGTGGACACAAGCTCCGCTGTACGCCGGTAGCCCCGGCCACGAGGACGGTCACCCGGTCACGGTGATGCAGGCCAATCTCCTCTTCGACGGAGCTGATCCCAGGGCGCTGGTCGACGAGGTGCGCGCGCGGGACGTCGCCGTGCTCACCGTCAACGAGCTCACCCCCGCGGCGATCGAGGATCTCGGCCGCGCGGGCCTCGACCAGTTGTTGCCCTACCGGTATGTCTCCCCGGCCAGAACCGCTGCCGGGACTGGAATCTGGAGCAGCTACCCCTTGTCGGAGACCGTCGAATACGACGGCTACGTGCTCAACCAGCTCTCGGCGACGGCGCGGATCCCCGGCCTCGGACCGGTCACGGTGTACGCCTTCCATCCGGTGCCGCCGGTGTACGGCACGCGGGTCTGGGCCGACGAGTTGTCCCGGCTGCGCGCGATCCTGGAACGATCGCCCGCGGATCGACCGGCGATCGTCGGTGGCGATTTCAACGCGACCTACGACCACCGGCAGTTCCGCGCGTTGCTGTCCGGCCGCTTCGGCGACGCGGCCGAACAGGCGGGAGCCGGACATCTGGTCACCTATCCGACCGACAAGCGCTGGCCGCCGCTGGTCGGCATCGACCACATCCTGATCGCCGGCGGTCGCGCGGGCACCGTCGACACGGTGGAACTTCCGGGTGCCGACCACCGCGCTGTGGTGGCGCGGGTCTACTTCAACGGCACGCGGCAGTAA
- the meaB gene encoding methylmalonyl Co-A mutase-associated GTPase MeaB, translated as MSEAGSAARDTPRVAARRTIDVDALAAAVRANERAALARAITLVESTRADHRALAQQLLLKLTPEAGSAAAPSNRVGITGVPGVGKSTFIDALGMYLIAQGHRVAVLAVDPSSTRTGGSILGDKTRMARLSVERDAYIRPSPTAGTLGGVAKATRETIALLEAAGYDVILVETVGVGQSEVTVANMVDVFCFLTLARTGDQLQGIKKGVLELADVVAVNKADGKHEVEAKAAARELAGALRLIHPHDALWRPPVLTMSGLEGVGLDRFWNTVLEHRRVLTDAGEFDAQRRRQQVDWTWTMVHDQLLRRLADNPEVKAIRAQVEKQVRDGTLTAALAAEELLRAFDGR; from the coding sequence ATGAGCGAAGCCGGTTCCGCGGCGCGGGACACCCCGAGGGTGGCCGCGCGCCGGACGATCGACGTCGACGCCCTCGCCGCGGCGGTCCGCGCCAACGAGCGGGCCGCCCTGGCGCGGGCGATCACGTTGGTGGAGTCCACCAGGGCCGATCACCGGGCGCTGGCGCAGCAACTGCTGCTGAAGCTCACGCCGGAGGCGGGCTCCGCGGCCGCGCCCTCCAACCGGGTCGGCATCACGGGCGTTCCCGGGGTCGGCAAATCGACCTTCATCGACGCGCTCGGCATGTACCTGATCGCGCAGGGGCACCGGGTGGCCGTGCTCGCGGTCGACCCGTCCTCGACCAGGACCGGCGGCTCCATCCTCGGCGACAAGACCAGGATGGCGCGGCTGTCGGTGGAACGTGACGCCTACATCCGGCCTTCGCCCACCGCGGGCACGCTCGGCGGCGTCGCAAAGGCCACGCGCGAGACCATCGCACTGCTGGAAGCGGCGGGTTACGACGTGATCCTGGTGGAGACCGTCGGCGTAGGTCAGTCGGAGGTCACCGTCGCGAACATGGTCGACGTGTTCTGCTTCCTCACCCTGGCCCGGACCGGCGACCAGCTGCAAGGCATCAAGAAGGGCGTGCTCGAACTGGCCGACGTCGTCGCGGTGAACAAGGCCGACGGCAAACACGAGGTCGAGGCCAAGGCCGCAGCGCGGGAGCTCGCGGGTGCGCTGCGCCTGATCCACCCGCACGACGCGCTGTGGCGTCCACCGGTGCTGACCATGAGCGGGTTGGAAGGCGTCGGTCTGGATCGCTTCTGGAACACGGTGCTCGAACACCGCCGGGTGCTCACCGACGCCGGGGAGTTCGATGCGCAGCGCCGCCGCCAGCAGGTCGACTGGACCTGGACCATGGTGCACGACCAGTTGCTGCGCAGGCTCGCCGACAACCCGGAGGTGAAAGCCATTCGGGCGCAGGTGGAAAAGCAGGTCCGCGACGGCACGCTCACCGCCGCGCTCGCCGCCGAGGAACTGCTTCGCGCCTTCGACGGCCGCTGA
- a CDS encoding amidohydrolase, with product MTGADDTAYLSAFRAGLGLPGIIDVHTHFMPDRVMRKVWAYFDAAGPLTGRSWPITYRADAQVRLKTLRDFGVRAFTALVYPHKPDMAAWLNEWTADFAARTPDCLHTATFFPEPHAANYVGEAVEGGARVFKAHVQVGGYHPGDPQLDPVWGLLEDARVPIVIHCGSGPAPGTHTGPEPIAGVLRRFPRLRLIVAHMGTPEYSEFLDLAENYPEVRLDTTMVWTDFSEADAPFPSHEHGRLRDFADRILFGSDFPNIPHSYSHSIEALERLDLGDDWLRRVCHHNAAALFGIE from the coding sequence ATGACCGGCGCCGATGACACGGCCTACCTGTCCGCTTTCCGCGCCGGGCTGGGACTGCCCGGCATCATCGACGTTCACACCCATTTCATGCCCGACCGGGTGATGCGGAAAGTGTGGGCGTACTTCGACGCGGCCGGTCCGCTGACCGGCCGCAGCTGGCCGATCACCTACCGCGCCGACGCCCAGGTCCGGTTGAAAACCCTGCGCGACTTCGGTGTTCGCGCGTTCACCGCGCTGGTGTACCCACACAAGCCGGACATGGCGGCGTGGCTCAACGAGTGGACCGCCGACTTCGCCGCACGCACCCCGGATTGCCTGCACACCGCCACGTTCTTTCCCGAGCCGCACGCGGCGAACTATGTCGGGGAGGCGGTCGAAGGCGGAGCCCGCGTGTTCAAAGCGCACGTCCAAGTCGGCGGCTATCATCCGGGCGACCCGCAGCTGGACCCGGTGTGGGGTCTGCTCGAGGACGCGCGCGTTCCGATCGTCATCCATTGTGGTTCCGGCCCCGCCCCCGGAACGCATACCGGGCCGGAGCCCATCGCCGGCGTGCTGCGGCGGTTTCCGCGCTTGCGGCTGATCGTCGCGCACATGGGCACACCCGAGTACTCCGAGTTCCTCGACCTGGCCGAGAACTACCCGGAGGTGCGGCTGGACACCACGATGGTGTGGACCGATTTCTCCGAGGCCGACGCGCCCTTCCCGAGCCACGAACACGGCAGGCTGCGCGACTTCGCCGATCGCATTCTGTTCGGCAGCGATTTCCCCAATATTCCGCATTCCTATAGTCATTCGATCGAGGCGCTGGAACGTCTCGATCTCGGTGACGACTGGTTGCGCCGGGTCTGCCACCACAACGCGGCGGCATTGTTCGGCATCGAATGA